The Mustelus asterias unplaced genomic scaffold, sMusAst1.hap1.1 HAP1_SCAFFOLD_76, whole genome shotgun sequence genome has a segment encoding these proteins:
- the LOC144483604 gene encoding histone H4-like: MSGRGKGGKGLGKGGAKRHRKVLRDNIQGITKPAIRRLARRGGVKRISGLIYEETRGVLKVFLENVIMDAVTYTEHAKRKTVTAMDVVYALKRQGRTLYGFGG; the protein is encoded by the coding sequence ATGTCTGGCAGAGGGAAAGGAGGCAAAGGACTGGGTAAAGGCGGCGCAAAGCGGCACCGCAAAGTGCTCCGTGATAATATCCAGGGCATCACCAAGCCAGCAATCCGCCGCCTGGCTCGCCGTGGCGGTGTCAAGCGGATCTCGGGTTTGATCTATGAGGAGACTCGCGGGGTGCTGAAGGTTTTCCTGGAGAATGTGATCATGGATGCGGTCACCTACACTGAACACGCCAAGCGCAAGACAGTCACTgccatggatgtggtgtacgCTCTGAAACGCCAGGGCCGCACTCTCTATGGATTCGGCGGCTGA